A section of the Bacteroides sp. genome encodes:
- the asnB gene encoding asparagine synthase (glutamine-hydrolyzing) yields MCGIVGFFSRKSWLSEGDLRRMIGSVAHRGPDAEGSFLEDSVGLGHRRLSIIDLSKAANQPMYSHCGRYVMVYNGEIYNFREILEEIVKEQPDFVLKTSSDSEVIIQAFALWGKAFTSRLNGMFAIAIYDRQAHKLFLFRDRMGIKPLYYYYDGEHFAFASELRGLMAVSDIKEKLSLNRQAVALFLHLGYIPSPISIFNEVKKFPAGNLATVDKDGISITPWWQPSAKIESSVIFDEGEALERFEDLLKSSVRYRLISDVPYGAFLSGGIDSSLVTAIAQQENQEPLSTFTIGFPETKYNEADFARTMAAHLGTRHNEFIVTEQEALEWLPTFFDTYDEPFADSSGIPTLLVAHMARKQVTMILTGDGGDELFMGYGAYKWAERLGSNYPLFLRNAAAGLLEKGNLRSKRAAMLFRYPDMEHFKSHIFSQEQYFFSGNEVEDLLLEVDDLPAMQETFPSLLRSLRPAEQQALFDLHYYLPDDLLVKVDRATMAHALEARVPLLDYRIVEFALNLDYKLKVKNGQTKWLMRQLLKKYVPSELFERPKWGFAIPLLKWLQNDLKFLADEHLSEEAIKKTGILNPEEVKKLLHEFYVQGKTYLYQRVWALIVLQRWLENNPLKKNLT; encoded by the coding sequence ATGTGCGGAATTGTAGGATTCTTTTCACGGAAGAGTTGGCTGTCAGAGGGAGACTTGCGGCGAATGATCGGGTCGGTAGCCCACCGGGGGCCAGATGCAGAAGGCTCGTTTCTGGAAGACTCTGTTGGATTAGGGCACCGTAGGCTTAGCATCATTGATCTTTCGAAGGCTGCCAATCAGCCCATGTATTCGCATTGCGGCCGCTATGTGATGGTATACAATGGTGAGATCTATAATTTCCGCGAGATCCTGGAAGAAATCGTTAAAGAACAACCCGATTTTGTCCTAAAAACGAGTTCCGACTCTGAGGTGATCATTCAAGCATTCGCTTTGTGGGGAAAAGCCTTTACCTCGCGTCTTAACGGGATGTTTGCCATTGCCATTTATGACCGGCAGGCGCACAAGCTATTCCTCTTCCGCGACCGCATGGGCATTAAGCCTCTTTATTATTATTACGATGGCGAACATTTTGCCTTTGCCTCCGAGCTAAGGGGACTGATGGCCGTTTCGGACATCAAGGAAAAGTTGAGCCTGAACCGGCAGGCTGTGGCCCTGTTCCTGCACCTGGGTTATATCCCCTCGCCCATAAGTATTTTTAATGAGGTTAAAAAATTCCCTGCAGGAAATCTGGCCACCGTTGACAAGGATGGTATAAGCATCACACCGTGGTGGCAGCCTTCGGCAAAGATTGAATCCTCAGTGATCTTTGATGAAGGCGAAGCCCTGGAACGTTTTGAAGATTTACTCAAAAGTTCGGTTCGGTATCGCTTAATTTCCGACGTCCCCTACGGCGCTTTCCTCAGCGGTGGTATCGACTCAAGCCTGGTAACCGCCATTGCTCAGCAGGAAAATCAGGAACCCCTGAGCACCTTTACCATTGGTTTTCCTGAGACTAAATACAACGAGGCCGACTTTGCCCGGACCATGGCAGCCCACCTGGGCACCCGCCACAATGAGTTTATCGTGACCGAGCAGGAAGCCCTTGAATGGCTGCCTACCTTTTTCGACACCTACGACGAGCCCTTTGCCGATTCATCAGGTATCCCCACCCTGCTGGTGGCCCATATGGCACGAAAGCAGGTCACCATGATCCTGACGGGGGATGGCGGCGATGAGCTTTTCATGGGTTACGGCGCTTACAAATGGGCCGAAAGACTGGGGAGCAACTATCCACTCTTTTTGCGCAACGCGGCAGCCGGGCTGCTTGAGAAAGGCAACCTGCGGAGCAAACGCGCCGCCATGCTGTTCCGCTATCCCGACATGGAGCACTTTAAGAGTCATATCTTCAGCCAGGAACAGTACTTCTTCTCGGGCAATGAAGTGGAAGACCTGCTGCTTGAGGTGGATGACCTTCCGGCCATGCAGGAAACCTTTCCCAGCCTGCTGCGCAGCCTGCGGCCTGCTGAACAACAGGCCCTGTTCGATCTGCATTACTACCTCCCCGACGACCTCCTGGTCAAGGTAGATCGTGCCACTATGGCCCACGCCCTCGAGGCCAGGGTACCCCTGCTGGATTACCGCATCGTGGAATTTGCCCTGAACCTCGACTACAAGCTAAAGGTAAAAAACGGGCAGACTAAATGGCTGATGCGGCAACTGCTCAAGAAATATGTTCCCTCAGAACTGTTTGAAAGGCCCAAATGGGGCTTTGCCATCCCCTTGCTGAAATGGCTCCAAAACGACCTGAAATTCCTGGCCGATGAGCATCTTTCGGAGGAGGCCATTAAAAAGACCGGAATCCTGAATCCCGAAGAGGTGAAAAAACTGCTTCACGAATTTTATGTGCAGGGAAAAACATACCTGTACCAGCGAGTCTGGGCTTTGATCGTACTGCAACGGTGGCTGGAAAACAACCCACTTAAGAAAAACCTAACATAA
- a CDS encoding tetratricopeptide repeat protein — protein sequence MNKTNPQEQNSFLEKAWQKFFKKDFEGSGEMFSDLLDKEPENIEALYGRACCLFRSDDFEASLKDLASMNKLDSKDHRAYHVRGLLRGAEEKYKDAVKDLEKAISLTEENLEAWLDLGGVYLLMKDYDEALRAFEKAIDIDKSCPEGWTGKGMVALMRKEYKKAIEFLSTAIKLDPKNLNAILARADAYLESNKREEGLRDVKKASSIKSEIFKPSPEDGDEMEDDDKDDYDRDEDDDIDEDAELEDVKLDD from the coding sequence ATGAACAAAACCAACCCACAAGAACAGAACAGTTTTCTGGAAAAGGCCTGGCAAAAGTTCTTCAAAAAAGATTTTGAAGGCTCTGGTGAGATGTTTTCAGATTTGCTTGATAAAGAACCCGAGAATATCGAAGCGCTCTATGGAAGGGCATGCTGCCTTTTCCGGTCAGATGATTTCGAGGCCTCACTAAAAGATTTGGCCTCCATGAACAAACTCGACAGCAAGGATCACCGGGCTTATCATGTCAGGGGTTTACTGCGCGGCGCCGAGGAAAAGTATAAGGATGCCGTAAAAGACCTGGAGAAGGCCATCAGCTTGACAGAAGAAAATCTGGAAGCCTGGTTGGATTTGGGCGGGGTTTACCTGTTGATGAAAGATTACGATGAAGCCCTGAGGGCCTTTGAGAAGGCTATTGATATTGATAAATCATGTCCTGAAGGTTGGACTGGGAAAGGCATGGTGGCCTTGATGCGAAAAGAGTATAAGAAAGCCATCGAGTTCCTGAGTACAGCCATTAAACTCGACCCCAAAAACCTGAATGCCATTTTGGCGCGCGCTGACGCCTACCTCGAATCCAACAAGCGCGAAGAAGGTCTGCGCGATGTAAAGAAAGCTTCCTCCATTAAGTCTGAAATATTTAAGCCATCCCCCGAAGATGGGGACGAGATGGAAGATGACGACAAGGACGACTACGATCGCGACGAAGACGACGATATTGACGAGGATGCTGAGTTGGAAGATGTGAAACTCGACGATTGA